A portion of the Luxibacter massiliensis genome contains these proteins:
- a CDS encoding zinc dependent phospholipase C family protein → MPTTYAHYRFGKDVITTLPKRVGAAIENNRELFDIGLHGPDILFYYNPLSKNPVNQQGYEMHDRTGDEFFRRAAEIIKADEDSAAARAYIYGFICHFALDSECHKYIEKMIQVSKLSHAEIEMEFDRYLLTEDHINPLTYLGTRHIHPTIGNAEVIAPFFQDVSAEIIKKSLVSMIICHRLLLAPGQAKRKVLAAAMKVSRTYDSMYGMVMSEQANPQCQKYCLLLKKLYAGAVPLAVDLIIKFQKVLFQDGELPVRFHETFGAGENWEALPL, encoded by the coding sequence ATGCCAACAACATACGCACATTATAGATTTGGGAAAGATGTTATCACTACGCTTCCGAAAAGAGTGGGGGCGGCTATAGAGAATAACAGAGAGTTATTTGACATTGGCCTCCATGGCCCAGATATTTTATTTTATTATAACCCACTTTCAAAAAATCCGGTGAACCAGCAGGGATATGAGATGCATGACAGGACAGGGGATGAGTTTTTCAGGCGTGCCGCCGAAATCATTAAGGCCGATGAGGATTCTGCGGCTGCAAGGGCATATATTTATGGATTTATATGTCATTTTGCACTGGACAGTGAGTGCCATAAATATATAGAGAAGATGATTCAGGTAAGTAAGCTGAGCCACGCTGAAATTGAGATGGAGTTTGACAGATACCTTTTGACAGAGGATCATATCAATCCCCTCACATATCTGGGTACAAGACATATCCACCCAACGATAGGTAATGCGGAGGTAATTGCCCCGTTTTTCCAGGATGTATCTGCTGAGATTATAAAAAAGAGTTTGGTTTCTATGATTATCTGCCATAGGCTGCTTCTCGCCCCTGGACAGGCTAAGAGGAAAGTTTTAGCAGCGGCCATGAAGGTCAGCAGAACGTACGACTCTATGTACGGCATGGTCATGAGTGAGCAGGCGAACCCACAGTGCCAGAAGTATTGTCTTTTGCTGAAGAAGCTGTATGCGGGTGCTGTGCCTCTGGCAGTAGATTTGATTATAAAATTTCAGAAAGTATTGTTTCAGGATGGGGAGCTTCCGGTACGCTTCCATGAGACTTTCGGCGCAGGTGAGAATTGGGAGGCGCTGCCCCTGTAG
- a CDS encoding MFS transporter: protein MKFKMTELEKKWVLYDVGNSAFTMLVATIFPIYFNYLADNAGISSVDYLAYWGYATSICTLLVAILGPTLGAVADTKNYKKVIFSVFLGVGVAGCILLGFLSSWIWFLGVFILAKTGYSASLIFYDAMLTDVTEPERMDVVSSQGFAWGYIGSCIPFVASLGVVLGAGSLGIHMQTSMVIAFLITAAWWLLSAVPLLKSYRQKYFAETSGQVVKKSFIRLGHTLKELMKEKHIFMFLIAFFFYIDGVYTVIDMATAYGQALGLDSTGLLLALLLTQIVAFPCVLIFSRLSKRVSSTAIITICIAAYLGIALYAYGLDTQLDFWILAVLVGMFQGTIQALSRSYFARIIPAEKSGEYFGIYDICGKGASIIGTAFVSILSQITGNVNIGVSALSVMFLIGLILFRRAVKLANQ, encoded by the coding sequence GTGAAATTCAAGATGACGGAGCTGGAAAAGAAATGGGTACTTTATGATGTGGGGAACTCGGCATTTACCATGCTGGTAGCGACTATTTTTCCGATTTATTTTAATTACCTTGCAGATAATGCAGGAATATCATCCGTTGATTATTTGGCCTATTGGGGGTATGCCACGTCTATATGCACATTATTAGTTGCTATCTTGGGTCCTACACTTGGTGCAGTGGCAGATACAAAGAATTATAAAAAAGTAATCTTTTCCGTGTTTCTGGGGGTTGGGGTTGCAGGCTGTATCCTCCTGGGATTTCTCTCCTCCTGGATTTGGTTCCTTGGCGTGTTTATTTTGGCAAAGACAGGATATTCAGCCAGCTTGATTTTTTATGATGCCATGCTGACAGACGTAACAGAACCAGAGAGAATGGACGTGGTGTCTTCACAGGGATTTGCGTGGGGATATATCGGAAGCTGCATCCCCTTTGTAGCAAGTCTTGGAGTTGTGCTGGGGGCAGGAAGCCTGGGCATTCATATGCAGACTTCTATGGTAATTGCTTTTCTGATTACGGCAGCCTGGTGGCTGTTATCGGCAGTGCCGCTTCTAAAATCATACAGGCAGAAATATTTTGCTGAGACATCTGGACAGGTGGTTAAGAAAAGCTTTATACGTTTAGGGCATACACTTAAAGAGCTGATGAAGGAAAAGCATATTTTTATGTTCTTGATTGCCTTTTTCTTTTATATAGACGGGGTATATACAGTCATTGATATGGCAACTGCCTATGGGCAGGCGCTGGGACTGGATAGTACAGGACTTTTGCTGGCCCTGCTCCTCACACAGATTGTAGCATTCCCCTGTGTCCTTATTTTTAGCAGGCTGTCTAAAAGGGTTTCCTCTACGGCGATTATTACAATCTGTATTGCTGCATACCTGGGTATTGCACTTTACGCGTATGGATTGGACACACAGTTGGACTTTTGGATTCTGGCCGTACTGGTTGGGATGTTCCAGGGAACCATCCAGGCATTGTCCCGCTCTTATTTTGCCAGAATAATCCCTGCTGAAAAATCAGGGGAATACTTTGGGATCTATGATATCTGCGGCAAAGGGGCTTCTATTATAGGTACGGCCTTTGTATCTATACTCAGCCAGATTACGGGAAATGTCAACATCGGTGTAAGTGCCCTTTCGGTGATGTTCCTCATCGGACTTATTTTATTCAGAAGAGCTGTGAAGCTGGCAAACCAATGA
- a CDS encoding ABC transporter ATP-binding protein yields the protein MKDFVKLEGITKIYKMGEVEIRAVDGIDFAIDKGEFVVIVGPSGAGKTTVLNILGGMDTATGGKITVDGANITDYNARQLTGYRRDDIGFVFQFYNLVPNLTALENVELALQICREPLDAKEVLEDVGLGDRLDNFPAQLSGGEQQRVSIARALAKNPKLLLCDEPTGALDYSTGKAILKILQDMCRERGMTVIVITHNSALAPMADRLIRIKNGKVSFMEKNENPMSIDKIEW from the coding sequence ATGAAGGATTTCGTGAAATTAGAGGGCATTACAAAGATTTATAAAATGGGTGAAGTTGAGATACGTGCTGTAGATGGGATTGATTTTGCCATAGATAAAGGTGAGTTTGTTGTGATAGTTGGGCCAAGCGGCGCGGGGAAAACCACTGTTTTAAATATACTTGGCGGAATGGACACGGCAACAGGCGGCAAGATTACCGTAGATGGAGCAAATATTACGGATTATAATGCCAGGCAGCTTACTGGCTACCGCAGGGATGATATTGGCTTTGTGTTTCAGTTTTATAATCTGGTCCCTAATTTAACTGCCCTTGAAAATGTTGAGCTGGCACTGCAGATCTGCAGGGAGCCACTAGATGCAAAAGAGGTACTGGAGGATGTGGGACTTGGGGATAGGCTGGATAATTTCCCGGCCCAGCTTTCCGGCGGGGAACAGCAGAGGGTGTCAATTGCCAGGGCCCTGGCCAAAAATCCTAAATTACTTCTCTGTGATGAACCCACAGGCGCCTTGGATTATAGCACAGGAAAGGCTATTTTAAAAATACTGCAGGATATGTGCCGGGAAAGAGGCATGACAGTAATTGTAATTACCCATAATTCTGCGCTCGCACCTATGGCGGACCGCCTGATCCGTATTAAAAATGGAAAGGTATCCTTTATGGAAAAGAATGAGAATCCGATGTCAATTGATAAAATTGAATGGTAG
- a CDS encoding FtsX-like permease family protein codes for MGRKALRKDFYMEIRRSMGRFLSIFFIVAIGVAFFSGIRSAEPDMRLSGDRYFDQRNLMDIKVISTLGLTEDDLEAVGQVEGIERAEPGYSVDAMCRVDDSKEVVHISSLLPTMNQVDVEEGRMPKAKNECLVDVDFLDSNGYEVGDQITFISGTEDDIFDTLKVDTYTITGSASSPCYISFGRGSSTIGTGTVSGFVYVPEESFDMDVYTEIYASVTGASGLTAFTDEYDNKVEKAIDAVEKIQEEREEARYQEVVGEAKEKLNDAKEELAKAKKEAGDELDDAKAQLDDGRAQLDNGRSEVADGLAQMEDSRSLLNQKQTEIDQAYEDLNQQISVLNAKIDELNKTKEQYNALVSSQMADKMTLQAMYAGIQEGEAQIEAAQAQVEAAKNQLAEGQLQINDGWTQVEQGEAELTAAQNEIAVKEQELNDAQAKYDEAKAEADTKIADGEKKIQDAEDDISKIEHAKWYVEDRSTLPEYTGYGENADRMKAIGEVFPVLFFLVAALISLTTMTRMVEEQRTLIGTFKALGYERHSIAGKYLGYAFLATVSGSVFGVLIGEKILPYIIITAYGIMYQHMDTVLVPYNIYYALAASLAALACTMAATIFSCFKELREQAAELMRPPAPKQGKRVIIEKFPFIWRKLSFIWKATVRNLIRYKKRFFMTVFGIGGCMALLMVGFGLKDSIFDIGFLQYEEIQLYDGNVILDEDATDEQKQETYDRLADDSRVLGTAKNMLQQIDIKNGKNKREVYLNVPETVKDFEDFIVFQDRITKEQYTLGNSGAILTEKAAKMLDVKVGDSITVQDDIKGDIQVKIVDICENYMGHYLYMSPQFYKELFGREPDYNAVYYQMKEGQEDGLQQVGEEVLTTKGALSISYTDDVEEQLNDMLGSLNIVIVVLVISAGMLAFVVLYNLNNINITERQRELATLKVLGFYDSEVSSYVYRENIILTFVGAAVGMVLGRILHQFIIVTVEIDSAMFGRNIDLSSYVYSFLITVAFSLFVNGVMYFKLKRINMIESLKSVE; via the coding sequence ATGGGCAGAAAAGCATTGAGAAAAGACTTTTATATGGAAATCCGCAGAAGCATGGGGCGGTTTCTATCCATATTTTTTATAGTTGCTATAGGTGTTGCATTTTTTTCGGGTATCCGTTCTGCAGAGCCGGATATGAGACTTTCGGGAGACCGGTATTTTGACCAGAGAAATTTAATGGACATCAAAGTAATCAGCACACTTGGACTTACGGAGGATGACCTGGAGGCCGTTGGCCAAGTGGAAGGTATTGAAAGGGCAGAGCCGGGATATTCTGTGGATGCCATGTGCAGGGTAGATGACAGTAAAGAGGTAGTACATATTTCCTCTCTCCTTCCCACAATGAACCAGGTGGATGTGGAAGAAGGGAGGATGCCAAAGGCAAAAAATGAATGCCTTGTAGATGTGGATTTTTTGGACTCCAATGGATATGAGGTTGGTGACCAGATTACCTTTATATCGGGGACAGAAGACGATATTTTTGATACGTTGAAGGTGGACACCTATACAATAACAGGCAGTGCCAGCAGTCCTTGTTACATTTCCTTTGGGCGGGGCAGCAGTACGATTGGGACAGGTACTGTGAGTGGTTTTGTGTATGTGCCTGAAGAGAGTTTTGATATGGATGTATATACTGAGATATATGCATCTGTCACAGGGGCCTCTGGCCTTACAGCTTTTACTGACGAATATGACAATAAGGTGGAAAAGGCCATAGATGCGGTGGAGAAAATCCAAGAGGAGCGTGAGGAAGCCAGGTACCAGGAAGTCGTAGGCGAGGCAAAAGAGAAGCTAAATGACGCTAAAGAAGAACTTGCAAAGGCGAAGAAGGAAGCAGGAGACGAATTAGATGATGCAAAGGCCCAGCTGGACGATGGAAGGGCCCAGCTGGATAATGGCCGGTCCGAGGTGGCAGATGGATTGGCGCAGATGGAAGACTCCAGAAGCCTGTTAAATCAAAAGCAGACAGAAATAGATCAGGCATATGAGGATCTGAATCAGCAGATTTCAGTCTTGAATGCTAAGATTGATGAACTAAACAAGACAAAAGAGCAGTATAATGCACTTGTTTCCAGCCAGATGGCGGATAAGATGACACTTCAGGCCATGTATGCCGGGATTCAGGAAGGGGAGGCCCAGATAGAGGCCGCACAGGCACAAGTAGAAGCTGCAAAGAATCAGCTGGCTGAGGGGCAGCTGCAGATCAACGATGGATGGACCCAGGTAGAACAGGGGGAGGCTGAACTGACAGCAGCACAGAATGAAATTGCTGTGAAGGAGCAGGAGCTAAACGATGCCCAGGCAAAGTATGATGAGGCGAAGGCAGAGGCGGACACTAAGATAGCAGATGGAGAAAAAAAGATCCAGGACGCCGAGGACGATATCAGTAAAATAGAACATGCCAAATGGTATGTTGAAGACAGGAGCACTTTGCCTGAATATACGGGATATGGTGAGAATGCCGACCGGATGAAAGCTATCGGCGAGGTTTTCCCTGTCTTATTTTTCCTTGTAGCGGCCCTTATCAGCCTGACTACTATGACTAGGATGGTGGAAGAGCAGAGGACACTTATAGGGACCTTTAAGGCGTTAGGTTATGAACGGCATTCCATTGCGGGAAAATATTTGGGATATGCCTTTTTGGCAACGGTCAGCGGCAGTGTTTTTGGGGTTTTGATTGGGGAGAAAATACTTCCGTATATTATTATTACAGCATATGGCATCATGTATCAGCATATGGATACCGTCCTTGTGCCATATAATATATATTATGCATTGGCTGCGTCTTTGGCGGCGCTTGCATGTACAATGGCCGCAACTATTTTTTCCTGTTTTAAGGAGCTCAGGGAGCAGGCTGCAGAGTTGATGCGGCCCCCCGCACCAAAACAAGGTAAGAGGGTAATAATAGAAAAGTTTCCTTTTATTTGGCGTAAACTAAGTTTTATCTGGAAAGCAACAGTGAGGAATCTTATCCGGTATAAAAAGCGGTTTTTTATGACAGTCTTTGGGATTGGCGGCTGTATGGCACTGCTTATGGTCGGGTTCGGACTGAAAGATTCTATTTTTGACATAGGTTTTCTTCAATATGAGGAGATTCAGCTCTATGATGGGAATGTAATCCTGGATGAGGACGCCACAGATGAGCAAAAACAAGAGACATATGACAGGCTGGCAGATGACAGCCGGGTTCTGGGGACAGCAAAGAATATGCTCCAGCAAATTGACATAAAAAATGGAAAGAATAAGAGGGAAGTTTATCTGAACGTTCCAGAAACCGTAAAGGACTTTGAAGATTTTATTGTCTTTCAGGACCGTATCACAAAGGAACAGTATACACTCGGCAATAGCGGCGCCATTTTGACAGAAAAGGCGGCGAAAATGCTGGATGTTAAAGTGGGTGACAGTATAACCGTCCAGGATGATATTAAAGGAGATATTCAAGTAAAGATTGTAGATATCTGCGAGAATTATATGGGGCACTATCTTTATATGTCCCCCCAGTTTTATAAGGAACTGTTTGGCCGGGAGCCGGATTATAATGCGGTTTACTATCAGATGAAGGAAGGCCAGGAGGACGGGCTTCAGCAGGTGGGTGAAGAAGTCCTGACAACAAAGGGCGCTCTGAGCATCAGCTATACAGATGATGTGGAAGAGCAGCTCAATGATATGCTGGGGAGCCTGAATATCGTTATTGTAGTTCTTGTCATTTCAGCAGGGATGCTTGCATTTGTGGTGTTGTACAATCTGAATAATATCAATATTACGGAACGGCAGCGTGAATTAGCTACATTAAAAGTGCTAGGTTTTTATGATAGCGAGGTATCCTCTTATGTATACCGTGAGAATATAATCCTGACTTTTGTAGGGGCTGCCGTGGGAATGGTTTTGGGAAGGATTCTGCATCAGTTTATTATTGTTACAGTGGAAATAGATTCAGCCATGTTTGGAAGAAATATTGATTTGAGCAGTTATGTATATAGTTTTCTTATCACAGTGGCTTTTTCATTATTTGTAAATGGAGTTATGTACTTTAAGCTGAAAAGAATTAATATGATTGAATCCTTAAAAAGTGTGGAGTAG